From one Rhodothermales bacterium genomic stretch:
- a CDS encoding helix-turn-helix transcriptional regulator produces MSAATSTDLKAPADALDTEQQILEAALNVFSRKGRDGARMQEIADLAGINKALLHYYFRSKNGLYERV; encoded by the coding sequence TTGTCGGCAGCAACCAGCACAGATCTCAAGGCACCGGCCGACGCGCTCGACACCGAGCAGCAGATCCTTGAGGCCGCCCTGAATGTCTTCTCAAGGAAGGGCCGGGACGGCGCACGCATGCAGGAGATCGCCGATCTGGCCGGCATCAACAAGGCCCTCCTCCACTACTACTTCCGCTCCAAGAACGGCCTGTACGAGCGCGTCT